A genomic region of Microtus ochrogaster isolate Prairie Vole_2 chromosome 15, MicOch1.0, whole genome shotgun sequence contains the following coding sequences:
- the Xrcc6 gene encoding X-ray repair cross-complementing protein 6, which translates to MSEWETYYKTEGEEEEEEEDSPDSGGEYKYSGRDSLIFLVDASRAMFESQGEDEITPFDMTIQCIQSVYTSKIISSDRDLLGVVFYGTKKDKNSVNFKNIYVLQDLDNPGAKRVLELDQFKGQQGKKHFQDTIGHGSDYSLSEVLWVCANLFSDVQVKMSHKRVMLFTNEDDPHSNDSAKASRARTKAGDLRDTGILLDLMHLKKRGGFDISLFYRDIISIAEGEDLGVHFEESSKLEDLLRKVRAKETRKRVLSRLKFKLGKDVALMVGVYNLVQKANKPFPVRLYRETNEPVKTKTRTFNVNTGSLLLPSDTKRSQTYGSRQIVLEKEETEELKRFDEPGLILMGFKPLVMLKKHHYLRPSLFVYPEESLVNGSSTLFSALLTKCLEKEVIAVCRYTPRKNVPPYFVALVPQEEELDDQNIQVTPAGFQLVFLPFADDKRKVPFTEKVMANPEQIDKMKAIVHKLRFTYRSDSFENPVLQQHFRNLEALALDMMESEQVVDLTLPKVETMKKRLGSLVDEFKELVYPPGYDPESKTAKRKQDEGSPSKKIKVELSEEELKAHCAKGTLGKLTVPTLKEVCKAYGLKSGPKKQELLDALTRHFQK; encoded by the exons ATGTCAGAGTGGGAAACCTATTACAAAACCGAGGgcgaggaagaggaagaagaggaggatagCCCTGACTCCGGTG GAGAATATAAATATTCAGGAAGAGATAGCTTGATTTTTTTGGTTGATGCCTCCCGGGCTATGTTTGAATCTCAGGGTGAAGATGAAATCACACCTTTTGATATGACCATCCAG tgtatCCAGAGTGTGTACACCAGTAAGATCATAAGCAGCGACCGAGATCTCTTGGGAGTGGTGTTCTACGgtaccaagaaagacaaaaattcagtgaatttcaaaaatatttatgtcttaCAAGATTTGGATAACCCAG GTGCTAAACGTGTGTTAGAGCTTGACCAGTTTAAGGGACAACAGGGAAAAAAGCATTTCCAAGACACAATTGGCCATGGATCTGACTACTCCTTGAGTGAAGTGCTCTGGGTCTGTGCCAACCTCTTCAGCGATGTCCAGGTCAAGATGAGTCATAAGAGGGTCATGCTGTTCACCAACGAAGATGACCCTCATAGCAACGACAGTGCCAAAGCCAGCCGGGCCAGGACCAAAGCTGGTGATCTCCGTGACACTG GGATCTTGCTTGACTTGATGCATCTGAAGAAACGTGGGGGCTTTGACATATCCTTGTTCTACAGAGACATCATCAGCATAGCTGAGGGTGAGGACCTCGGGGTTCACTTTGAGGAATCAAGCAAGCTGGAAGATCTGCTAAGGAAGGTTCGAGCCAAGGAAACCAGAAAGCGAGTACTGTCCAG gTTAAAGTTCAAGCTTGGTAAAGATGTAGCGCTCATGGTGGGCGTCTATAACTTGGTCCAGAAAGCTAACAAGCCTTTTCCAGTGAGGCTCTATCGAGAAACAAATGAGCCCGTGAAAACCAAGACTAGGACTTTTAATGTAAACACAGGCAGTCTGCTCCTGCCTAGTGATACCAAGCGGTCTCAG ACATATGGGAGTCGTCAGATTGTGctagagaaagaggaaacagaggagcTGAAGCGGTTTGATGAGCCAGGTTTGATCCTCATGGGCTTTAAGCCCTTGGTAATGCTGAAGAAGCACCACTACCTGAGACCCTCCCTGTTCGTGTACCCAGAGGAGTCCCTGGTAAACG GCAGCTCAACCTTGTTCAGTGCTCTGCTCACCAAGTGTCTGGAGAAGGAGGTCATAGCCGTGTGTAGATACACACCCCGAAAAAACGTCCCCCCATATTTTGTGGCTTTGGTGCCACAGGAAGAGGAACTGGACGATCAGAATATTCAGGTGACTCCAGCAG GCTTCCAGCTTGTCTTCCTCCCCTTTGCTGACGACAAACGGAAGGTGCCCTTTACTGAGAAGGTGATGGCCAACCCCGAGCAGATAGACAAGATGAAGGCCATTGTTCATAAGCTCCGCTTCACATACAG GAGTGACAGTTTTGAGAACCCGGTGCTGCAGCAGCACTTCCGGAACCTGGAGGCCCTCGCTCTGGATATGATGGAGTCTGAACAAGTAGTAGATCTGACAC tGCCCAAGGTTGAAACCATGAAGAAAAGACTGGGTTCCCTGGTAGATGAGTTTAAAGAACTTGTCTACCCCCCAGGTTATGACCCCGAGAGCAAAACTGCCAAGAGAAAACAAG ATGAAGGTTCTCCAAGTAAAAAGATTAAGGTGGAGTTATCAGAAGAAGAGCTGAAGGCCCATTGTGCCAAGGGCACACTGGGCAAGCTCACTGTGCCTACACTGAAGGAGGTCTGCAAAGCCTATGGGCTCAAGAGTGGACCGAAGAAGCAGGAACTGCTAGACGCTCTCACCAGACACTTCCAGAAGTGA